In a single window of the Cervus elaphus chromosome 1, mCerEla1.1, whole genome shotgun sequence genome:
- the SPI1 gene encoding transcription factor PU.1 isoform X7, producing MDTGLSACVSVLGGEGWIPVSTPGALRAPLGGCILACVPGQPSEDLVPYDTDLYQRQTHEYYPYLSSDGESHSDHYWDFHPHHVHSEFESFAENHFTELQSVQPPQLQQLYRHMELEQMHVLDTPMAPPHASLGPHQVSYMPRMCLPYPSLSPARPSSDEEEGERQSPPLEVSDGEADGLEPGSGLLHGETGSKKKIRLYQFLLDLLRSGDMKDSIWWVDKDKGTFQFSSKHKEALAHRWGIQKGNRKKMTYQKMARALRNYGKTGEVKKVKKKLTYQFSGEVLGRGGLAERRHPPH from the exons ATGGACACGGGCCTGAGTGCGTGTGTCAGCGTGCTTGGAGGCGAGGGATGGATTCCTGTGTCAACCCCAGGGGCCCTGCGAGCACCTTTAGGCGGGTGCATACTGGCGTGTGTGCCCGGG CAGCCAtcggaagacctagttccctatgACACGGATCTCTACCAGCGCCAAACGCACGAGTATTACCCCTATCTCAGCAGTGATGGAGAAAGCCACAGCG ACCATTACTGGGACTTCCACCCGCACCACGTGCATAGCGAGTTCGAGAGCTTCGCGGAGAACCACTTCACGGAGCTGCAGAGCGTCCAGCCCCCGCAGCTGCAGCAGCTCTACCGCCACATGGAGCTGGAGCAGATGCACGTGCTCGACACCCCCATGGCTCCTCCCCACGCCAGCCTCGGTCCCCACCAG gtctcctacatgCCCCGGATGTGCCTGCCGTACCCCTCGCTGTCCCCCGCCCGGCCCAGCTCGGATGAAGAGGAGGGGGAGCGGCAGAGCCCCCCGCTGGAGGTGTCCGATGGGGAGGCCGACGGCCTGGAGCCAGGGTCTGGCCTCCTGCACGGGGAGACAG GCAGCAAGAAGAAGATCCGCCTGTACCAGTTCCTGCTGGACCTGCTGCGCAGCGGCGACATGAAGGACAGCATCTGGTGGGTGGACAAGGACAAGGGCACGTTCCAGTTCTCGTCCAAGCACAAGGAGGCGCTGGCGCACCGCTGGGGCATCCAGAAGGGCAACCGCAAGAAGATGACCTACCAGAAGATGGCCCGAGCGCTGCGCAACTACGGCAAGACGGGCGAGGTCAAGAAGGTCAAGAAGAAGCTCACCTACCAGTTCAGCGGGGAGGTGCTGGGCCGCGGGGGCCTGGCCGAGCGGCGCCACCCGCCCCACTGA
- the SPI1 gene encoding transcription factor PU.1 isoform X8, translating into MDTGLSACVSVLGGEGWIPVSTPGALRAPLGGCILACVPGPSEDLVPYDTDLYQRQTHEYYPYLSSDGESHSDHYWDFHPHHVHSEFESFAENHFTELQSVQPPQLQQLYRHMELEQMHVLDTPMAPPHASLGPHQVSYMPRMCLPYPSLSPARPSSDEEEGERQSPPLEVSDGEADGLEPGSGLLHGETGSKKKIRLYQFLLDLLRSGDMKDSIWWVDKDKGTFQFSSKHKEALAHRWGIQKGNRKKMTYQKMARALRNYGKTGEVKKVKKKLTYQFSGEVLGRGGLAERRHPPH; encoded by the exons ATGGACACGGGCCTGAGTGCGTGTGTCAGCGTGCTTGGAGGCGAGGGATGGATTCCTGTGTCAACCCCAGGGGCCCTGCGAGCACCTTTAGGCGGGTGCATACTGGCGTGTGTGCCCGGG CCAtcggaagacctagttccctatgACACGGATCTCTACCAGCGCCAAACGCACGAGTATTACCCCTATCTCAGCAGTGATGGAGAAAGCCACAGCG ACCATTACTGGGACTTCCACCCGCACCACGTGCATAGCGAGTTCGAGAGCTTCGCGGAGAACCACTTCACGGAGCTGCAGAGCGTCCAGCCCCCGCAGCTGCAGCAGCTCTACCGCCACATGGAGCTGGAGCAGATGCACGTGCTCGACACCCCCATGGCTCCTCCCCACGCCAGCCTCGGTCCCCACCAG gtctcctacatgCCCCGGATGTGCCTGCCGTACCCCTCGCTGTCCCCCGCCCGGCCCAGCTCGGATGAAGAGGAGGGGGAGCGGCAGAGCCCCCCGCTGGAGGTGTCCGATGGGGAGGCCGACGGCCTGGAGCCAGGGTCTGGCCTCCTGCACGGGGAGACAG GCAGCAAGAAGAAGATCCGCCTGTACCAGTTCCTGCTGGACCTGCTGCGCAGCGGCGACATGAAGGACAGCATCTGGTGGGTGGACAAGGACAAGGGCACGTTCCAGTTCTCGTCCAAGCACAAGGAGGCGCTGGCGCACCGCTGGGGCATCCAGAAGGGCAACCGCAAGAAGATGACCTACCAGAAGATGGCCCGAGCGCTGCGCAACTACGGCAAGACGGGCGAGGTCAAGAAGGTCAAGAAGAAGCTCACCTACCAGTTCAGCGGGGAGGTGCTGGGCCGCGGGGGCCTGGCCGAGCGGCGCCACCCGCCCCACTGA
- the SPI1 gene encoding transcription factor PU.1 isoform X5 yields MDTGLSACVSVLGGEGWIPVSTPGALRAPLGGCILACVPGQPSEDLVPYDTDLYQRQTHEYYPYLSSDGESHSGREATEPVGGGTAGRWDPALSAPDHYWDFHPHHVHSEFESFAENHFTELQSVQPPQLQQLYRHMELEQMHVLDTPMAPPHASLGPHQVSYMPRMCLPYPSLSPARPSSDEEEGERQSPPLEVSDGEADGLEPGSGLLHGETGSKKKIRLYQFLLDLLRSGDMKDSIWWVDKDKGTFQFSSKHKEALAHRWGIQKGNRKKMTYQKMARALRNYGKTGEVKKVKKKLTYQFSGEVLGRGGLAERRHPPH; encoded by the exons ATGGACACGGGCCTGAGTGCGTGTGTCAGCGTGCTTGGAGGCGAGGGATGGATTCCTGTGTCAACCCCAGGGGCCCTGCGAGCACCTTTAGGCGGGTGCATACTGGCGTGTGTGCCCGGG CAGCCAtcggaagacctagttccctatgACACGGATCTCTACCAGCGCCAAACGCACGAGTATTACCCCTATCTCAGCAGTGATGGAGAAAGCCACAGCG GCAGAGAGGCTACGGAACCTGTAGGAGGAGGCACAGCTGGCCGGTGGGACCCAGCTCTGTCCGCTCCAG ACCATTACTGGGACTTCCACCCGCACCACGTGCATAGCGAGTTCGAGAGCTTCGCGGAGAACCACTTCACGGAGCTGCAGAGCGTCCAGCCCCCGCAGCTGCAGCAGCTCTACCGCCACATGGAGCTGGAGCAGATGCACGTGCTCGACACCCCCATGGCTCCTCCCCACGCCAGCCTCGGTCCCCACCAG gtctcctacatgCCCCGGATGTGCCTGCCGTACCCCTCGCTGTCCCCCGCCCGGCCCAGCTCGGATGAAGAGGAGGGGGAGCGGCAGAGCCCCCCGCTGGAGGTGTCCGATGGGGAGGCCGACGGCCTGGAGCCAGGGTCTGGCCTCCTGCACGGGGAGACAG GCAGCAAGAAGAAGATCCGCCTGTACCAGTTCCTGCTGGACCTGCTGCGCAGCGGCGACATGAAGGACAGCATCTGGTGGGTGGACAAGGACAAGGGCACGTTCCAGTTCTCGTCCAAGCACAAGGAGGCGCTGGCGCACCGCTGGGGCATCCAGAAGGGCAACCGCAAGAAGATGACCTACCAGAAGATGGCCCGAGCGCTGCGCAACTACGGCAAGACGGGCGAGGTCAAGAAGGTCAAGAAGAAGCTCACCTACCAGTTCAGCGGGGAGGTGCTGGGCCGCGGGGGCCTGGCCGAGCGGCGCCACCCGCCCCACTGA
- the SPI1 gene encoding transcription factor PU.1 isoform X6, protein MDTGLSACVSVLGGEGWIPVSTPGALRAPLGGCILACVPGPSEDLVPYDTDLYQRQTHEYYPYLSSDGESHSGREATEPVGGGTAGRWDPALSAPDHYWDFHPHHVHSEFESFAENHFTELQSVQPPQLQQLYRHMELEQMHVLDTPMAPPHASLGPHQVSYMPRMCLPYPSLSPARPSSDEEEGERQSPPLEVSDGEADGLEPGSGLLHGETGSKKKIRLYQFLLDLLRSGDMKDSIWWVDKDKGTFQFSSKHKEALAHRWGIQKGNRKKMTYQKMARALRNYGKTGEVKKVKKKLTYQFSGEVLGRGGLAERRHPPH, encoded by the exons ATGGACACGGGCCTGAGTGCGTGTGTCAGCGTGCTTGGAGGCGAGGGATGGATTCCTGTGTCAACCCCAGGGGCCCTGCGAGCACCTTTAGGCGGGTGCATACTGGCGTGTGTGCCCGGG CCAtcggaagacctagttccctatgACACGGATCTCTACCAGCGCCAAACGCACGAGTATTACCCCTATCTCAGCAGTGATGGAGAAAGCCACAGCG GCAGAGAGGCTACGGAACCTGTAGGAGGAGGCACAGCTGGCCGGTGGGACCCAGCTCTGTCCGCTCCAG ACCATTACTGGGACTTCCACCCGCACCACGTGCATAGCGAGTTCGAGAGCTTCGCGGAGAACCACTTCACGGAGCTGCAGAGCGTCCAGCCCCCGCAGCTGCAGCAGCTCTACCGCCACATGGAGCTGGAGCAGATGCACGTGCTCGACACCCCCATGGCTCCTCCCCACGCCAGCCTCGGTCCCCACCAG gtctcctacatgCCCCGGATGTGCCTGCCGTACCCCTCGCTGTCCCCCGCCCGGCCCAGCTCGGATGAAGAGGAGGGGGAGCGGCAGAGCCCCCCGCTGGAGGTGTCCGATGGGGAGGCCGACGGCCTGGAGCCAGGGTCTGGCCTCCTGCACGGGGAGACAG GCAGCAAGAAGAAGATCCGCCTGTACCAGTTCCTGCTGGACCTGCTGCGCAGCGGCGACATGAAGGACAGCATCTGGTGGGTGGACAAGGACAAGGGCACGTTCCAGTTCTCGTCCAAGCACAAGGAGGCGCTGGCGCACCGCTGGGGCATCCAGAAGGGCAACCGCAAGAAGATGACCTACCAGAAGATGGCCCGAGCGCTGCGCAACTACGGCAAGACGGGCGAGGTCAAGAAGGTCAAGAAGAAGCTCACCTACCAGTTCAGCGGGGAGGTGCTGGGCCGCGGGGGCCTGGCCGAGCGGCGCCACCCGCCCCACTGA
- the SPI1 gene encoding transcription factor PU.1 isoform X9: MLQACKMEGFPLVPPQPSEDLVPYDTDLYQRQTHEYYPYLSSDGESHSDHYWDFHPHHVHSEFESFAENHFTELQSVQPPQLQQLYRHMELEQMHVLDTPMAPPHASLGPHQVSYMPRMCLPYPSLSPARPSSDEEEGERQSPPLEVSDGEADGLEPGSGLLHGETGSKKKIRLYQFLLDLLRSGDMKDSIWWVDKDKGTFQFSSKHKEALAHRWGIQKGNRKKMTYQKMARALRNYGKTGEVKKVKKKLTYQFSGEVLGRGGLAERRHPPH; this comes from the exons ATGTTACAGGCGTGCAAAATGGAAGGGTTTCCCCTCGTCCCCCCT CAGCCAtcggaagacctagttccctatgACACGGATCTCTACCAGCGCCAAACGCACGAGTATTACCCCTATCTCAGCAGTGATGGAGAAAGCCACAGCG ACCATTACTGGGACTTCCACCCGCACCACGTGCATAGCGAGTTCGAGAGCTTCGCGGAGAACCACTTCACGGAGCTGCAGAGCGTCCAGCCCCCGCAGCTGCAGCAGCTCTACCGCCACATGGAGCTGGAGCAGATGCACGTGCTCGACACCCCCATGGCTCCTCCCCACGCCAGCCTCGGTCCCCACCAG gtctcctacatgCCCCGGATGTGCCTGCCGTACCCCTCGCTGTCCCCCGCCCGGCCCAGCTCGGATGAAGAGGAGGGGGAGCGGCAGAGCCCCCCGCTGGAGGTGTCCGATGGGGAGGCCGACGGCCTGGAGCCAGGGTCTGGCCTCCTGCACGGGGAGACAG GCAGCAAGAAGAAGATCCGCCTGTACCAGTTCCTGCTGGACCTGCTGCGCAGCGGCGACATGAAGGACAGCATCTGGTGGGTGGACAAGGACAAGGGCACGTTCCAGTTCTCGTCCAAGCACAAGGAGGCGCTGGCGCACCGCTGGGGCATCCAGAAGGGCAACCGCAAGAAGATGACCTACCAGAAGATGGCCCGAGCGCTGCGCAACTACGGCAAGACGGGCGAGGTCAAGAAGGTCAAGAAGAAGCTCACCTACCAGTTCAGCGGGGAGGTGCTGGGCCGCGGGGGCCTGGCCGAGCGGCGCCACCCGCCCCACTGA
- the SPI1 gene encoding transcription factor PU.1 isoform X10 — protein sequence MLQACKMEGFPLVPPPSEDLVPYDTDLYQRQTHEYYPYLSSDGESHSDHYWDFHPHHVHSEFESFAENHFTELQSVQPPQLQQLYRHMELEQMHVLDTPMAPPHASLGPHQVSYMPRMCLPYPSLSPARPSSDEEEGERQSPPLEVSDGEADGLEPGSGLLHGETGSKKKIRLYQFLLDLLRSGDMKDSIWWVDKDKGTFQFSSKHKEALAHRWGIQKGNRKKMTYQKMARALRNYGKTGEVKKVKKKLTYQFSGEVLGRGGLAERRHPPH from the exons ATGTTACAGGCGTGCAAAATGGAAGGGTTTCCCCTCGTCCCCCCT CCAtcggaagacctagttccctatgACACGGATCTCTACCAGCGCCAAACGCACGAGTATTACCCCTATCTCAGCAGTGATGGAGAAAGCCACAGCG ACCATTACTGGGACTTCCACCCGCACCACGTGCATAGCGAGTTCGAGAGCTTCGCGGAGAACCACTTCACGGAGCTGCAGAGCGTCCAGCCCCCGCAGCTGCAGCAGCTCTACCGCCACATGGAGCTGGAGCAGATGCACGTGCTCGACACCCCCATGGCTCCTCCCCACGCCAGCCTCGGTCCCCACCAG gtctcctacatgCCCCGGATGTGCCTGCCGTACCCCTCGCTGTCCCCCGCCCGGCCCAGCTCGGATGAAGAGGAGGGGGAGCGGCAGAGCCCCCCGCTGGAGGTGTCCGATGGGGAGGCCGACGGCCTGGAGCCAGGGTCTGGCCTCCTGCACGGGGAGACAG GCAGCAAGAAGAAGATCCGCCTGTACCAGTTCCTGCTGGACCTGCTGCGCAGCGGCGACATGAAGGACAGCATCTGGTGGGTGGACAAGGACAAGGGCACGTTCCAGTTCTCGTCCAAGCACAAGGAGGCGCTGGCGCACCGCTGGGGCATCCAGAAGGGCAACCGCAAGAAGATGACCTACCAGAAGATGGCCCGAGCGCTGCGCAACTACGGCAAGACGGGCGAGGTCAAGAAGGTCAAGAAGAAGCTCACCTACCAGTTCAGCGGGGAGGTGCTGGGCCGCGGGGGCCTGGCCGAGCGGCGCCACCCGCCCCACTGA
- the SPI1 gene encoding transcription factor PU.1 isoform X4 yields the protein MLGHTHGGGERPGDCWEASGCACPSARPGSGVRGGGEGWGDGGRETRECPQRTGEEGEAPKASAPALRGPSEDLVPYDTDLYQRQTHEYYPYLSSDGESHSDHYWDFHPHHVHSEFESFAENHFTELQSVQPPQLQQLYRHMELEQMHVLDTPMAPPHASLGPHQVSYMPRMCLPYPSLSPARPSSDEEEGERQSPPLEVSDGEADGLEPGSGLLHGETGSKKKIRLYQFLLDLLRSGDMKDSIWWVDKDKGTFQFSSKHKEALAHRWGIQKGNRKKMTYQKMARALRNYGKTGEVKKVKKKLTYQFSGEVLGRGGLAERRHPPH from the exons ATGCTCGGGCACACGcacgggggtggggagaggcctgGTGACTGTTGGGAAGCCTCTGGGTGTGCATGTCCCAGTGCCCGGCCAGGCAGTGGGGtgcggggagggggagagggatggggagaCGGAGGGAGGGAGACCAGGGAGTGTCCCCAGAggacaggggaggagggagaggcccCCAAAGCCTCGGCCCCAGCGCTGCGCGGG CCAtcggaagacctagttccctatgACACGGATCTCTACCAGCGCCAAACGCACGAGTATTACCCCTATCTCAGCAGTGATGGAGAAAGCCACAGCG ACCATTACTGGGACTTCCACCCGCACCACGTGCATAGCGAGTTCGAGAGCTTCGCGGAGAACCACTTCACGGAGCTGCAGAGCGTCCAGCCCCCGCAGCTGCAGCAGCTCTACCGCCACATGGAGCTGGAGCAGATGCACGTGCTCGACACCCCCATGGCTCCTCCCCACGCCAGCCTCGGTCCCCACCAG gtctcctacatgCCCCGGATGTGCCTGCCGTACCCCTCGCTGTCCCCCGCCCGGCCCAGCTCGGATGAAGAGGAGGGGGAGCGGCAGAGCCCCCCGCTGGAGGTGTCCGATGGGGAGGCCGACGGCCTGGAGCCAGGGTCTGGCCTCCTGCACGGGGAGACAG GCAGCAAGAAGAAGATCCGCCTGTACCAGTTCCTGCTGGACCTGCTGCGCAGCGGCGACATGAAGGACAGCATCTGGTGGGTGGACAAGGACAAGGGCACGTTCCAGTTCTCGTCCAAGCACAAGGAGGCGCTGGCGCACCGCTGGGGCATCCAGAAGGGCAACCGCAAGAAGATGACCTACCAGAAGATGGCCCGAGCGCTGCGCAACTACGGCAAGACGGGCGAGGTCAAGAAGGTCAAGAAGAAGCTCACCTACCAGTTCAGCGGGGAGGTGCTGGGCCGCGGGGGCCTGGCCGAGCGGCGCCACCCGCCCCACTGA
- the SPI1 gene encoding transcription factor PU.1 isoform X2 — protein MLGHTHGGGERPGDCWEASGCACPSARPGSGVRGGGEGWGDGGRETRECPQRTGEEGEAPKASAPALRGPSEDLVPYDTDLYQRQTHEYYPYLSSDGESHSGREATEPVGGGTAGRWDPALSAPDHYWDFHPHHVHSEFESFAENHFTELQSVQPPQLQQLYRHMELEQMHVLDTPMAPPHASLGPHQVSYMPRMCLPYPSLSPARPSSDEEEGERQSPPLEVSDGEADGLEPGSGLLHGETGSKKKIRLYQFLLDLLRSGDMKDSIWWVDKDKGTFQFSSKHKEALAHRWGIQKGNRKKMTYQKMARALRNYGKTGEVKKVKKKLTYQFSGEVLGRGGLAERRHPPH, from the exons ATGCTCGGGCACACGcacgggggtggggagaggcctgGTGACTGTTGGGAAGCCTCTGGGTGTGCATGTCCCAGTGCCCGGCCAGGCAGTGGGGtgcggggagggggagagggatggggagaCGGAGGGAGGGAGACCAGGGAGTGTCCCCAGAggacaggggaggagggagaggcccCCAAAGCCTCGGCCCCAGCGCTGCGCGGG CCAtcggaagacctagttccctatgACACGGATCTCTACCAGCGCCAAACGCACGAGTATTACCCCTATCTCAGCAGTGATGGAGAAAGCCACAGCG GCAGAGAGGCTACGGAACCTGTAGGAGGAGGCACAGCTGGCCGGTGGGACCCAGCTCTGTCCGCTCCAG ACCATTACTGGGACTTCCACCCGCACCACGTGCATAGCGAGTTCGAGAGCTTCGCGGAGAACCACTTCACGGAGCTGCAGAGCGTCCAGCCCCCGCAGCTGCAGCAGCTCTACCGCCACATGGAGCTGGAGCAGATGCACGTGCTCGACACCCCCATGGCTCCTCCCCACGCCAGCCTCGGTCCCCACCAG gtctcctacatgCCCCGGATGTGCCTGCCGTACCCCTCGCTGTCCCCCGCCCGGCCCAGCTCGGATGAAGAGGAGGGGGAGCGGCAGAGCCCCCCGCTGGAGGTGTCCGATGGGGAGGCCGACGGCCTGGAGCCAGGGTCTGGCCTCCTGCACGGGGAGACAG GCAGCAAGAAGAAGATCCGCCTGTACCAGTTCCTGCTGGACCTGCTGCGCAGCGGCGACATGAAGGACAGCATCTGGTGGGTGGACAAGGACAAGGGCACGTTCCAGTTCTCGTCCAAGCACAAGGAGGCGCTGGCGCACCGCTGGGGCATCCAGAAGGGCAACCGCAAGAAGATGACCTACCAGAAGATGGCCCGAGCGCTGCGCAACTACGGCAAGACGGGCGAGGTCAAGAAGGTCAAGAAGAAGCTCACCTACCAGTTCAGCGGGGAGGTGCTGGGCCGCGGGGGCCTGGCCGAGCGGCGCCACCCGCCCCACTGA
- the SPI1 gene encoding transcription factor PU.1 isoform X3: MLGHTHGGGERPGDCWEASGCACPSARPGSGVRGGGEGWGDGGRETRECPQRTGEEGEAPKASAPALRGQPSEDLVPYDTDLYQRQTHEYYPYLSSDGESHSDHYWDFHPHHVHSEFESFAENHFTELQSVQPPQLQQLYRHMELEQMHVLDTPMAPPHASLGPHQVSYMPRMCLPYPSLSPARPSSDEEEGERQSPPLEVSDGEADGLEPGSGLLHGETGSKKKIRLYQFLLDLLRSGDMKDSIWWVDKDKGTFQFSSKHKEALAHRWGIQKGNRKKMTYQKMARALRNYGKTGEVKKVKKKLTYQFSGEVLGRGGLAERRHPPH; the protein is encoded by the exons ATGCTCGGGCACACGcacgggggtggggagaggcctgGTGACTGTTGGGAAGCCTCTGGGTGTGCATGTCCCAGTGCCCGGCCAGGCAGTGGGGtgcggggagggggagagggatggggagaCGGAGGGAGGGAGACCAGGGAGTGTCCCCAGAggacaggggaggagggagaggcccCCAAAGCCTCGGCCCCAGCGCTGCGCGGG CAGCCAtcggaagacctagttccctatgACACGGATCTCTACCAGCGCCAAACGCACGAGTATTACCCCTATCTCAGCAGTGATGGAGAAAGCCACAGCG ACCATTACTGGGACTTCCACCCGCACCACGTGCATAGCGAGTTCGAGAGCTTCGCGGAGAACCACTTCACGGAGCTGCAGAGCGTCCAGCCCCCGCAGCTGCAGCAGCTCTACCGCCACATGGAGCTGGAGCAGATGCACGTGCTCGACACCCCCATGGCTCCTCCCCACGCCAGCCTCGGTCCCCACCAG gtctcctacatgCCCCGGATGTGCCTGCCGTACCCCTCGCTGTCCCCCGCCCGGCCCAGCTCGGATGAAGAGGAGGGGGAGCGGCAGAGCCCCCCGCTGGAGGTGTCCGATGGGGAGGCCGACGGCCTGGAGCCAGGGTCTGGCCTCCTGCACGGGGAGACAG GCAGCAAGAAGAAGATCCGCCTGTACCAGTTCCTGCTGGACCTGCTGCGCAGCGGCGACATGAAGGACAGCATCTGGTGGGTGGACAAGGACAAGGGCACGTTCCAGTTCTCGTCCAAGCACAAGGAGGCGCTGGCGCACCGCTGGGGCATCCAGAAGGGCAACCGCAAGAAGATGACCTACCAGAAGATGGCCCGAGCGCTGCGCAACTACGGCAAGACGGGCGAGGTCAAGAAGGTCAAGAAGAAGCTCACCTACCAGTTCAGCGGGGAGGTGCTGGGCCGCGGGGGCCTGGCCGAGCGGCGCCACCCGCCCCACTGA
- the SPI1 gene encoding transcription factor PU.1 isoform X1, translated as MLGHTHGGGERPGDCWEASGCACPSARPGSGVRGGGEGWGDGGRETRECPQRTGEEGEAPKASAPALRGQPSEDLVPYDTDLYQRQTHEYYPYLSSDGESHSGREATEPVGGGTAGRWDPALSAPDHYWDFHPHHVHSEFESFAENHFTELQSVQPPQLQQLYRHMELEQMHVLDTPMAPPHASLGPHQVSYMPRMCLPYPSLSPARPSSDEEEGERQSPPLEVSDGEADGLEPGSGLLHGETGSKKKIRLYQFLLDLLRSGDMKDSIWWVDKDKGTFQFSSKHKEALAHRWGIQKGNRKKMTYQKMARALRNYGKTGEVKKVKKKLTYQFSGEVLGRGGLAERRHPPH; from the exons ATGCTCGGGCACACGcacgggggtggggagaggcctgGTGACTGTTGGGAAGCCTCTGGGTGTGCATGTCCCAGTGCCCGGCCAGGCAGTGGGGtgcggggagggggagagggatggggagaCGGAGGGAGGGAGACCAGGGAGTGTCCCCAGAggacaggggaggagggagaggcccCCAAAGCCTCGGCCCCAGCGCTGCGCGGG CAGCCAtcggaagacctagttccctatgACACGGATCTCTACCAGCGCCAAACGCACGAGTATTACCCCTATCTCAGCAGTGATGGAGAAAGCCACAGCG GCAGAGAGGCTACGGAACCTGTAGGAGGAGGCACAGCTGGCCGGTGGGACCCAGCTCTGTCCGCTCCAG ACCATTACTGGGACTTCCACCCGCACCACGTGCATAGCGAGTTCGAGAGCTTCGCGGAGAACCACTTCACGGAGCTGCAGAGCGTCCAGCCCCCGCAGCTGCAGCAGCTCTACCGCCACATGGAGCTGGAGCAGATGCACGTGCTCGACACCCCCATGGCTCCTCCCCACGCCAGCCTCGGTCCCCACCAG gtctcctacatgCCCCGGATGTGCCTGCCGTACCCCTCGCTGTCCCCCGCCCGGCCCAGCTCGGATGAAGAGGAGGGGGAGCGGCAGAGCCCCCCGCTGGAGGTGTCCGATGGGGAGGCCGACGGCCTGGAGCCAGGGTCTGGCCTCCTGCACGGGGAGACAG GCAGCAAGAAGAAGATCCGCCTGTACCAGTTCCTGCTGGACCTGCTGCGCAGCGGCGACATGAAGGACAGCATCTGGTGGGTGGACAAGGACAAGGGCACGTTCCAGTTCTCGTCCAAGCACAAGGAGGCGCTGGCGCACCGCTGGGGCATCCAGAAGGGCAACCGCAAGAAGATGACCTACCAGAAGATGGCCCGAGCGCTGCGCAACTACGGCAAGACGGGCGAGGTCAAGAAGGTCAAGAAGAAGCTCACCTACCAGTTCAGCGGGGAGGTGCTGGGCCGCGGGGGCCTGGCCGAGCGGCGCCACCCGCCCCACTGA
- the LOC122699595 gene encoding uncharacterized protein LOC122699595 — protein MKVQNKCHFVLFSLQIWIIWWRRVRVLKKLGVMLSLRKCFFVPTASQFRPVQSLSCVQLFSSTCTAACQASLSITNSWRLLKPMSIESVMPSNHLFLCHPLLLLPSIFPSIRVFSMSQFFCIRWPKYWSFSFSISPSNEYSGLISFRMDWLDLLAVQGTLKSLLQHHSSKASRCLLRLGTGNMKVNKTSPLPLVQPWGPNSSFWETETARIPQTISLDHGLRWQRAGEDEELISIKVSVVCSGADLGSLKTVLSIHNNYHYNDNGCMCVLSSSGVQLFATPWTATNQAPLSMGFSRQGGVGCRFLPRNLLNPGIEPALPATPTLAGRFFATEPPGKPGMIIVNDY, from the coding sequence ATGAAAGTACAAAATAagtgtcattttgttttgttttcccttcaGATTTGGATAATTTGGTGGAGGAGAGTCAGAGTTCTTAAGAAGCTAGGAGTCATGCTTTCACTCAGGAAATGCTTCTTCGTGCCTACTGCATCTCAATTCAggccagttcagtcgctcagttgtgtccaactcttttcgagcacgtgtactgcagcatgccaggcctccctgtccatcaccaactcctggagattactcaaacccatgtccatcgagtcggtgatgccatccaaccatctcttcctctgtcatccccttctcctcctgccttcaatctttcccagcatcagggtcttttcaatgagtcagtttttttgcatcaggtggccaaagtattggagtttcagcttcagcatcagtccttccaatgaatattcaggactgatctcctttaggatggactggttggatctccttgcagtccaagggactctcaagagtcttctccagcaccacagttcaaaagcatcaagatgCCTACTGCGTCTAGGCACTGGGAATATGAAGGTGAACAAAACCAGTCCTCTGCCCTTGGTGCAACCTTGGGGTCCCAACTCAAGTTTCTGGGAGACAGAGACAGCCAGGATCCCTCAAACTATTTCTCTGGACCACGGACTAAGATGGCAGAGAGCAGGGGAAGATGAGGAACTGATAAGTATTAAAGTATCTGTTGTTTGCTCAGGTGCTGATTTAGGCTCTCTAAAGACAGTATTAAGCATTCATAATAATTATCATTATAATGATAACggctgtatgtgtgtgctcagtagctcaggtgtccaactctttgcgaccccatggactgcaaccaaccaggctcccctgtccatgggattctccaggcaaggaggagtgggttgccgtttccttccacggaatcttctcaacccagggatcgaacctgcgcttCCTGCaactcctacactggcaggcagattctttgccactgagccacctgggaagcctggaatgaTAATAGTTAATGATTATTGA